From a region of the Roseivirga sp. 4D4 genome:
- a CDS encoding DUF2851 family protein, whose product MIQEAFLHFVWKNQYFNKTNLRTHSGEAITIEKVGFHNQLAGPDFKEAVISIDGMKWAGAVEIHLNSSDWDKHRHRGDPNYDNVILHVVYEHDKEVLDNHGQPLPTLSLKGLIKPKMLQRYSDMLQNDEQIPCAEQLHSVKVITRLSMLERTLISRVEYKAKEVTALLKANNSDWEETAYQWLAKGLGFKTNAESMLALAQLVPSRILHKHNQLDQYEALLFGASGLLSIDLKDEYLKALRSEFDYLSKKYQLNKLLTYNQWHFSGARPANFPTVRIGQLAAMLYHHQNIFSLFTEFDDPKTLIKELQVTQSAYWQTHVVMDKESKVKIGGLAKSAKESLLINTTVPLLVAFAKYKDSTEPLDKALNLLMALPKEENKVTRLWKAVGWNVSSAFDSQGLIELHNSFCKQKRCIECGIGAELVKA is encoded by the coding sequence ATGATCCAAGAAGCATTTCTGCACTTTGTGTGGAAAAATCAGTACTTCAACAAGACCAATCTCCGCACACATTCAGGAGAAGCGATCACTATTGAAAAAGTTGGCTTTCATAATCAATTAGCGGGACCCGATTTCAAAGAAGCTGTGATCAGCATTGATGGCATGAAATGGGCGGGGGCTGTCGAGATTCATTTGAACTCTTCCGATTGGGATAAACATCGTCACCGCGGTGACCCTAATTATGATAATGTTATTCTTCATGTAGTTTATGAGCATGACAAAGAGGTTTTAGATAATCATGGCCAGCCGCTGCCAACATTGAGCCTCAAGGGGTTGATAAAACCAAAGATGTTGCAGCGGTATAGCGATATGCTCCAAAACGATGAGCAGATTCCTTGTGCTGAGCAACTTCATTCAGTAAAAGTGATTACAAGACTTTCCATGTTGGAAAGAACCTTAATTAGCAGAGTTGAATATAAGGCAAAAGAGGTGACAGCATTGCTGAAGGCCAATAACTCCGACTGGGAAGAAACGGCTTATCAATGGCTGGCTAAAGGCTTAGGTTTCAAGACAAATGCCGAATCTATGCTGGCCCTCGCTCAGTTAGTGCCTTCAAGAATACTGCATAAGCATAATCAACTCGATCAGTACGAAGCACTGCTGTTTGGAGCTTCAGGCTTGCTCAGTATTGATTTAAAGGATGAATACCTTAAAGCTCTAAGGTCTGAGTTTGACTATCTGTCTAAGAAGTATCAACTCAATAAACTCCTGACTTATAATCAATGGCATTTTTCAGGAGCCAGACCTGCAAACTTCCCAACTGTTAGGATTGGGCAGTTGGCCGCGATGCTCTACCATCATCAGAATATATTCTCATTATTCACCGAGTTTGATGATCCCAAAACGCTGATAAAGGAGCTTCAGGTCACACAATCTGCCTATTGGCAAACCCATGTAGTGATGGATAAGGAGAGTAAGGTTAAAATTGGAGGACTGGCTAAATCAGCAAAAGAAAGCCTATTGATCAATACTACTGTGCCGCTCCTTGTCGCCTTTGCCAAATACAAAGACTCAACCGAACCTTTGGATAAAGCATTGAATCTATTGATGGCTTTGCCCAAAGAAGAGAATAAAGTCACTAGACTCTGGAAAGCCGTAGGTTGGAATGTGTCGTCAGCTTTTGATAGTCAAGGATTAATTGAATTGCATAACAGTTTCTGTAAGCAAAAGCGCTGCATTGAGTGCGGTATAGGTGCTGAACTGGTAAAGGCTTAA
- a CDS encoding NeuD/PglB/VioB family sugar acetyltransferase: MKNPVIIFGASALGQAAREIFESNDIIVYGYLDDDEKLHGTELGELSILGRTDDDGFLKLIGKKCEGFIAADDRNLRKGIVKLMKERRKMMPVNAIHSNTEIAPSAHVGHGEFINSGVIIGANAKLGDHCMLHSNVVVDYSANLGDLVQVGAGSTIGAEVQIEENVFIGSGVTIVPGVKIGKNARIGAGSVVIGDVEKDKTVFGNPAKEV, encoded by the coding sequence ATGAAAAACCCGGTAATTATATTCGGAGCAAGCGCTTTAGGGCAAGCAGCAAGAGAGATTTTTGAAAGTAACGATATCATTGTTTATGGTTATTTAGATGATGATGAGAAGCTGCATGGGACTGAGTTAGGAGAACTATCAATCTTGGGAAGAACGGATGATGATGGGTTCTTGAAGTTGATTGGTAAGAAGTGTGAAGGCTTCATTGCAGCAGATGACAGAAACCTTCGTAAGGGGATCGTGAAGCTTATGAAAGAGCGTAGAAAGATGATGCCCGTCAATGCTATCCACAGCAACACGGAGATTGCACCATCGGCACATGTAGGTCATGGAGAGTTTATCAATAGCGGGGTGATCATTGGAGCAAATGCAAAGTTGGGAGACCATTGTATGTTGCATAGTAATGTGGTAGTTGACTATAGTGCTAATTTGGGTGACCTTGTGCAAGTGGGTGCCGGGAGTACTATCGGTGCGGAAGTGCAAATAGAAGAAAATGTATTTATTGGCTCTGGTGTCACAATTGTGCCGGGTGTTAAAATAGGCAAGAATGCCAGAATTGGAGCGGGTTCCGTGGTAATCGGTGATGTCGAGAAAGACAAAACCGTATTCGGAAACCCGGCCAAAGAAGTTTAA
- a CDS encoding rhodanese-related sulfurtransferase — MEKKYSILLYYCYAEIKDFEAYRELHHLFCVENNLRGRIIISPEGLNGTLSGLEEDCQKYMDYVRSDARFADTEFKVEAHDRMAFAKLHVRVKPEIVHSSLRHINPREKTGTYVEPDQFKEILEEQPEDTVILDVRSNYEHNVGKFKNALTLDIDNFRDFPEKVKELDHLRDKKVITYCTGGIKCEKASAYLLEQGFENVYQLHGGIIKYGIEAEGKDFEGKCYVFDNRITADVNHVNPSILSKCHITGEPTDRMVNCANPECNAHIPMSEEAGWLMDGCCSDECRQHPAKRPYDGTGYYQKNTNHYNPLKGVKREPATIK; from the coding sequence ATGGAAAAGAAATATTCAATATTACTCTATTACTGCTATGCCGAAATCAAGGATTTTGAAGCGTACAGAGAGCTGCATCATCTTTTTTGTGTAGAAAACAATCTAAGAGGAAGAATCATTATCTCTCCTGAAGGGCTCAATGGTACTTTGTCTGGACTGGAAGAAGATTGTCAAAAGTATATGGACTACGTACGGTCCGATGCCCGCTTTGCAGACACGGAATTTAAGGTGGAGGCGCACGATCGTATGGCATTTGCCAAGCTTCACGTACGCGTAAAACCAGAGATTGTTCATTCTAGTCTAAGACATATCAACCCCAGAGAAAAGACAGGCACGTACGTTGAGCCAGATCAATTCAAGGAGATTCTGGAGGAGCAACCTGAAGATACTGTGATCTTGGATGTTCGTAGTAATTATGAGCATAATGTGGGCAAGTTCAAAAATGCCTTGACACTTGATATTGATAACTTCAGGGATTTCCCTGAAAAGGTTAAGGAGTTAGATCACTTGAGAGATAAGAAGGTGATTACCTACTGTACTGGTGGCATTAAATGTGAAAAAGCGAGTGCCTATTTGCTTGAGCAGGGTTTTGAGAATGTATATCAACTCCATGGCGGCATTATTAAGTATGGTATTGAGGCCGAGGGGAAAGACTTTGAAGGAAAGTGCTATGTGTTTGACAACCGCATTACCGCAGATGTCAATCATGTAAACCCAAGTATTCTTTCTAAGTGTCATATAACAGGTGAGCCTACCGATCGCATGGTCAACTGTGCTAATCCTGAATGTAATGCACATATTCCTATGAGTGAAGAGGCAGGTTGGCTAATGGATGGCTGCTGCTCTGATGAGTGCAGGCAGCACCCTGCCAAAAGACCTTATGATGGCACTGGGTATTACCAAAAGAATACGAATCACTATAACCCTTTGAAAGGGGTTAAACGCGAACCAGCTACAATCAAGTAA
- a CDS encoding nucleoside phosphorylase → MSTRIPESELILTPQGRVYHLNLAPEMVADMIIVVGDPERVPKVSCYFDKIEHQVNSRELVTHTGTIGGKRLSVISSGMGTDNVELLMTELDALVNVDLKTREVRRDLKSLQIIRIGTSGCLQPEIPIDAHLVSNAALGLDTLMSFYNWSSTTPIEQFTRKVKEELGLNFQPYFANASESLLSLFGDDFYRGVTITAPGFYAPQGRQVRLKPRVNGLVDKLAAMDTPFGPFTNLEMETAGYYAMAKLLGHEMISLNALIANRARHEFSENHEAAVDSLIKRVLERIIF, encoded by the coding sequence ATGAGTACAAGAATCCCTGAGTCCGAATTAATTCTTACGCCTCAGGGACGAGTATATCACTTGAATCTAGCGCCAGAGATGGTGGCAGATATGATCATAGTCGTTGGCGATCCGGAGAGAGTGCCAAAAGTGAGTTGCTACTTCGACAAAATTGAGCATCAGGTCAATAGTCGCGAATTGGTAACGCATACGGGTACTATTGGAGGAAAAAGACTGTCGGTAATCAGTTCTGGAATGGGGACTGATAATGTCGAATTACTGATGACAGAGTTAGATGCGCTCGTTAATGTCGATTTGAAAACTAGGGAGGTCAGACGGGATTTAAAGAGTCTTCAAATCATACGCATTGGTACATCAGGATGTCTGCAGCCTGAAATTCCCATTGATGCACATTTGGTATCAAATGCAGCTCTTGGACTGGATACGTTGATGAGTTTCTATAATTGGAGCAGTACTACCCCCATTGAACAATTCACAAGAAAAGTTAAAGAAGAACTAGGGCTTAACTTTCAGCCTTATTTTGCCAATGCCTCTGAAAGCTTGCTGAGCCTTTTTGGCGATGACTTCTATCGAGGAGTTACCATTACGGCTCCTGGTTTCTATGCTCCCCAGGGACGTCAAGTTCGGCTTAAGCCAAGAGTCAATGGCTTGGTAGATAAACTAGCGGCCATGGATACTCCATTTGGTCCTTTTACCAACCTGGAAATGGAAACTGCTGGCTATTATGCCATGGCCAAATTACTAGGTCACGAAATGATCAGCCTTAACGCTTTGATTGCGAATAGAGCACGTCACGAGTTCTCTGAAAATCATGAAGCGGCTGTTGATAGCCTAATCAAAAGAGTGCTGGAGAGAATTATTTTCTAA
- a CDS encoding M28 family peptidase — MKKVFKTMGLLGLMLAFQTTSAQEAPPQIDTRISDIINATSADRIEADIRKLAGFGTRNTFSDTISETRGIGAARRWIKSEFEKISQECGGCLEVFYQKDFVEKTQGSRVPHSAWIVNVVAVLRGTDYPDSYVMMSGDIDSRASNTMNYEIDAPGANDNASGMAGTIEAARVMSKYKFKHSVVFVGLSGEEQGLFGGRGLAKYAQENSWNMIGILNNDMIGNIEGVDGVIDNRTFRIFSEPTPANETDRQRRARRFAGGEVDGISRQLARYIHGQVKTYMPEMNPMMIYRLDRFGRGGHHRPFNDLGFAGVRIMEAHENYNRQHQDIREENGVKYGDVIEGVNFPYAKKLTAVNAISLAGLAWAPPAPTEVRIGGAVRPSTTLQWAKSDDPNIAGYKLYWRLTTSPTWDNFKYVSGVNEFTLEGIVIDNYYFGVSAVGKDGNESPVVFPAQQIRRRR; from the coding sequence ATGAAGAAAGTCTTTAAGACAATGGGTTTGCTAGGGCTAATGCTTGCCTTTCAAACAACAAGTGCACAAGAAGCACCTCCACAAATTGACACCAGAATTTCTGATATTATTAATGCTACCTCTGCCGATCGCATAGAAGCCGATATCAGAAAGCTGGCTGGCTTCGGAACAAGGAATACATTTTCTGACACCATTTCCGAAACCAGAGGCATTGGAGCAGCTCGTAGATGGATAAAGTCCGAGTTCGAAAAGATATCACAAGAATGCGGTGGTTGTCTCGAAGTGTTTTATCAAAAAGACTTTGTAGAAAAGACACAGGGAAGCAGAGTGCCGCATAGTGCCTGGATTGTGAACGTTGTTGCAGTCCTTAGAGGAACCGACTACCCTGATTCTTATGTGATGATGTCCGGAGATATCGATTCCAGAGCTTCAAATACGATGAACTATGAAATTGATGCACCTGGTGCTAATGATAATGCTTCAGGTATGGCTGGAACAATTGAAGCCGCCCGAGTAATGTCAAAGTACAAGTTCAAACACAGCGTAGTCTTTGTTGGCCTTTCTGGAGAAGAGCAAGGGCTGTTTGGAGGAAGAGGGCTTGCTAAATACGCTCAGGAGAATAGTTGGAATATGATCGGTATCCTCAATAATGATATGATTGGTAATATCGAAGGAGTTGATGGGGTGATCGATAATCGCACTTTTAGAATCTTTTCTGAACCTACACCAGCAAATGAAACGGATAGACAAAGAAGGGCAAGAAGGTTCGCTGGTGGCGAAGTAGACGGTATATCTCGCCAATTAGCAAGGTATATACATGGACAGGTCAAAACTTATATGCCCGAGATGAATCCAATGATGATCTATCGTCTTGATCGTTTTGGTAGAGGAGGACATCATAGGCCTTTCAATGACCTGGGGTTTGCAGGTGTAAGAATCATGGAAGCCCATGAAAACTATAACCGCCAACATCAGGATATTCGTGAGGAAAATGGTGTCAAATATGGTGATGTCATAGAAGGAGTGAACTTTCCTTATGCGAAGAAACTGACAGCCGTCAATGCCATTTCATTGGCCGGATTAGCTTGGGCACCACCAGCACCGACCGAGGTAAGAATTGGTGGTGCGGTTAGACCATCCACTACTTTGCAATGGGCAAAGTCAGATGATCCAAATATTGCAGGTTACAAGCTCTATTGGAGATTGACGACTTCTCCGACTTGGGACAATTTCAAATATGTCTCGGGAGTAAATGAGTTTACGCTTGAAGGAATTGTTATCGATAATTACTACTTCGGAGTATCCGCGGTTGGAAAAGATGGCAATGAGTCTCCTGTAGTTTTTCCTGCTCAGCAGATCAGGAGAAGGAGATAG
- a CDS encoding glycosyltransferase family 2 protein, which translates to MAAKDTAVYLEDCLDSIIAQSYKNWELIAINDHSSDATPEILEEYARHDTRIRVFHSDRPKLIPTLKYGYQFAKGELINRMDSDDKMPIDKLETLITEWLKYGRGTIIAGGTKHFVDEGEVGGGFLRYEEWLNEVARDNRHYEEIYQECVIPSHCWIIHKDDFDLVDGFNPEIYPEDYDLCFRFYKHKLEVIGIDKVLHHWRDRSNRISRTWEEYKDNRYFDMKLRYFYELDRDQSRPLVLWGTGRNGKDMARLLLERNDTFHWVSDSERKIGVNIYGVITENYEMINDIENPQIMIVVASPDGKTEIRNQLDQWGKEPIRDYWFFA; encoded by the coding sequence ATGGCAGCGAAAGATACTGCTGTATATCTTGAGGATTGCCTTGACTCAATAATTGCCCAGTCTTACAAGAACTGGGAGTTGATTGCCATTAACGATCACTCCTCTGATGCAACCCCTGAAATACTTGAGGAATATGCTAGGCACGATACCCGCATTCGTGTTTTTCACAGCGATCGCCCTAAGTTGATCCCTACACTGAAATATGGCTATCAATTTGCCAAGGGTGAATTGATTAATCGCATGGATTCAGACGATAAAATGCCTATTGATAAGCTCGAAACCCTTATAACAGAATGGTTAAAATATGGAAGAGGAACAATCATAGCGGGAGGCACGAAGCACTTTGTCGATGAGGGAGAGGTAGGTGGCGGCTTCCTTAGATATGAAGAATGGCTCAATGAAGTGGCCAGAGACAATCGCCATTATGAAGAGATTTATCAGGAGTGTGTAATCCCCTCCCACTGCTGGATAATCCATAAAGACGACTTCGACTTGGTCGATGGCTTCAATCCGGAAATATACCCTGAGGATTATGATCTATGCTTCAGGTTTTACAAGCACAAGCTCGAAGTCATTGGAATCGACAAGGTTCTTCATCATTGGAGAGATCGATCGAACCGAATTTCACGAACATGGGAAGAATATAAAGACAACCGCTATTTCGACATGAAATTGAGGTATTTCTATGAGTTAGATCGCGATCAATCAAGGCCGTTGGTACTTTGGGGAACTGGCCGAAATGGTAAGGATATGGCGCGACTACTTCTAGAACGAAACGATACTTTTCACTGGGTTTCTGATAGCGAACGGAAAATCGGTGTAAACATCTATGGTGTCATAACGGAAAATTATGAGATGATCAATGACATTGAAAACCCTCAAATTATGATCGTTGTTGCTTCTCCGGATGGGAAGACCGAAATCAGGAACCAGTTAGATCAATGGGGCAAAGAACCTATAAGGGATTATTGGTTTTTTGCATAG
- a CDS encoding NAD-dependent epimerase/dehydratase family protein, with product MKEITSLVTGGAGFIGSHLVDNLVKQRHKVVVLDDLSGGFETNVNSEAIFIHGSILNNQLVDELFREYNFTYVFHLAAYAAEGLSHFIRRFNYQNNVIGSVNLINASVKFKVKRFVFTSSIAVYGSVNPPYIENQTPEPEDPYGIAKYAIEMDLRAANTMFGLDYVIFRPHNVFGERQNIADPYRNVVGIFMNQSLQGSPLTVFGNGEQSRAFSYIADVVPLIANSVNIDSAKNQVFNIGSDSTKTINELIEALEDVTHRAYQVKYYPKRKEVTHAFADHSKLKSVFTQAKTTTTLAQGLRQMWQWVEQQGAQETTKFESIELTKNLPNSWKQ from the coding sequence GTGAAAGAAATTACATCCCTCGTGACTGGTGGAGCCGGATTTATCGGCTCACATCTCGTTGACAACCTTGTTAAACAAAGGCATAAAGTTGTTGTTCTTGATGATTTAAGTGGAGGTTTCGAAACCAATGTCAATTCTGAGGCCATATTCATTCATGGCAGCATCTTAAACAACCAACTTGTAGATGAATTATTTCGAGAGTACAACTTTACCTATGTCTTCCATTTAGCCGCTTATGCGGCAGAAGGTTTAAGTCACTTTATCAGAAGATTCAATTATCAAAACAACGTAATTGGAAGCGTGAACCTTATTAATGCTTCCGTGAAATTTAAGGTCAAACGTTTCGTATTCACATCTTCCATTGCCGTTTATGGAAGCGTAAATCCTCCTTACATTGAAAATCAAACACCAGAACCCGAAGACCCTTATGGTATTGCGAAATACGCCATTGAAATGGATCTTCGCGCAGCAAATACGATGTTCGGACTTGACTATGTAATTTTTCGACCCCATAATGTTTTTGGGGAAAGACAAAATATCGCTGACCCATATCGGAATGTGGTGGGCATTTTCATGAATCAAAGCCTACAAGGTTCACCATTGACTGTTTTCGGAAACGGAGAACAATCCAGAGCATTTAGTTATATCGCAGATGTTGTTCCATTAATTGCAAACTCTGTCAATATTGACTCAGCAAAAAATCAAGTGTTTAACATTGGATCTGATTCAACAAAGACGATAAATGAATTGATAGAAGCACTTGAAGATGTAACTCATAGAGCTTATCAGGTTAAGTACTACCCAAAGAGAAAAGAAGTAACTCATGCCTTTGCGGATCACTCAAAACTGAAATCGGTATTCACGCAAGCCAAAACTACCACAACACTCGCTCAAGGCTTACGTCAAATGTGGCAATGGGTAGAACAGCAAGGAGCTCAGGAGACTACTAAATTTGAATCAATCGAATTGACTAAAAACCTGCCTAACAGTTGGAAACAGTGA
- a CDS encoding RNA polymerase sigma factor, producing MANTKQDEFMKAYDACHDRFLRYCSSLAYGKMDVQDLVQDVLVSAYHKFEKIENKDQLLHYLIRAARNRSISIWRKQKPQTELTQLHADRLADQGVKPETVLDIQLLYRMLDKLPSKQKDALVLFEINGFSMKEIAEIQGSNEGAIKTKISRGRKKLAALMKDDSSNSVDSLMETLQTITL from the coding sequence ATGGCCAATACCAAACAAGACGAATTCATGAAAGCCTATGACGCTTGTCATGACCGTTTTTTGAGGTACTGCTCTTCCCTTGCTTATGGCAAAATGGACGTGCAGGACCTTGTCCAAGATGTACTGGTTTCGGCCTATCATAAATTTGAGAAAATTGAAAATAAGGATCAGTTATTACATTACTTGATTCGAGCAGCTCGCAACAGGTCAATCAGTATTTGGCGAAAACAAAAGCCTCAAACTGAATTGACTCAATTACATGCCGATCGCTTAGCGGATCAAGGAGTAAAACCTGAAACTGTACTTGACATTCAGCTTCTCTATCGCATGCTCGATAAACTTCCGTCAAAACAGAAAGACGCTTTGGTACTCTTTGAGATCAACGGGTTTAGCATGAAAGAGATTGCCGAAATACAAGGCAGTAATGAAGGTGCAATTAAGACTAAGATTAGTCGCGGGAGAAAGAAACTAGCAGCCTTGATGAAAGACGACTCATCGAACTCGGTTGATAGTTTAATGGAAACACTTCAAACAATCACACTATGA
- a CDS encoding adenylate/guanylate cyclase domain-containing protein has protein sequence MMRLSPKHRVFLLSWLTYVIVFTVGGVIYFNVERGLLGEAVLYPSTGNPYDAYASGFSIILGSIFLGMTLGFSELTFFRYRLNNQPFLLKISIKVVVYAIMLMIFLVSLSFPINAQALGLGLTDPEVIRTVSDFVSDYAFWSALIHCAAFITLALFIKEMIDNIGVSQVVNFFTGKYHDSKVEHRVFMFLDMKGSTTIAEQMGHQQYYRFLNRYYRDMTKAIVASEGEIYQYIGDEIVLSWRDEDGLENNNCVECFYRIKEAIQKKAEVYKSTFGQVPEFKAGIHIGQVTRGEVGVLKKELLFTGDALNVTARIQSLCNELNAELLISRDLLEEISLNGSIESVSKGSFALRGRDKPIELFSVLRS, from the coding sequence ATGATGCGATTGTCTCCCAAGCATAGAGTCTTCCTACTTTCTTGGCTGACCTACGTGATAGTCTTTACTGTAGGGGGAGTTATTTACTTCAATGTTGAGAGAGGCTTGTTGGGGGAGGCAGTGCTTTACCCATCCACAGGAAACCCTTATGATGCGTACGCTTCTGGATTTTCGATCATCTTGGGTAGTATCTTTTTGGGTATGACCCTGGGTTTTTCAGAACTCACTTTTTTCAGGTATCGACTCAATAACCAACCCTTTTTATTAAAGATCTCTATTAAAGTGGTTGTCTATGCCATTATGTTGATGATCTTTCTTGTGAGCTTGTCATTTCCAATTAATGCACAAGCACTGGGCCTTGGATTAACAGATCCAGAAGTAATCCGGACAGTCTCCGACTTTGTATCGGATTATGCCTTTTGGAGCGCCCTGATTCACTGTGCTGCCTTTATCACCCTAGCGCTTTTTATTAAAGAGATGATAGACAATATCGGGGTAAGCCAAGTGGTGAATTTCTTTACTGGAAAATATCATGACTCAAAGGTGGAGCATCGGGTATTTATGTTTTTGGACATGAAGGGTTCAACGACTATTGCAGAGCAAATGGGGCATCAGCAGTACTATCGTTTTCTGAATAGATATTACCGAGATATGACGAAGGCTATTGTGGCATCTGAAGGGGAGATATATCAGTACATAGGTGATGAAATCGTGTTGTCATGGCGTGACGAAGATGGCTTGGAGAACAACAACTGCGTTGAATGCTTTTACAGGATCAAGGAGGCAATTCAAAAGAAAGCTGAAGTTTATAAATCGACTTTTGGTCAAGTACCTGAGTTTAAGGCAGGGATCCACATTGGTCAAGTAACCAGAGGGGAAGTGGGTGTGTTGAAGAAAGAGTTATTGTTTACGGGAGATGCGCTTAACGTGACGGCCAGAATACAATCCTTGTGCAACGAATTGAATGCCGAACTTCTAATTTCAAGGGATCTGCTTGAAGAAATCAGTCTTAATGGCTCAATAGAGTCGGTTTCGAAAGGTTCCTTTGCACTGAGAGGCAGGGATAAACCAATCGAACTTTTCTCAGTTCTTAGATCTTAA
- a CDS encoding PadR family transcriptional regulator, translating into MKGTNIGELEELVLLVVGVLYEGAYGVSVLKEIKEQTGREVNISAVHAVMNRLEEKGFLRSEMGGSSSTRGGRRKRNYYLTSSGRATLDQVRTVREKLYNQLSPSGSYSFSQ; encoded by the coding sequence ATGAAGGGGACTAACATTGGCGAGCTAGAAGAACTGGTATTACTAGTGGTAGGAGTGCTGTATGAAGGAGCGTATGGTGTTTCGGTACTCAAAGAAATCAAGGAGCAGACAGGTCGTGAGGTTAATATCAGTGCCGTGCATGCAGTGATGAATCGATTGGAGGAAAAAGGTTTTCTACGCTCTGAAATGGGCGGATCCTCGAGTACAAGAGGAGGGAGAAGGAAAAGAAATTATTATCTGACTTCCAGTGGCCGAGCGACTTTAGATCAGGTCAGAACAGTCAGAGAGAAATTATACAACCAATTATCACCTTCAGGTTCTTATAGTTTCTCACAATGA